One Spiroplasma endosymbiont of Nebria brevicollis DNA window includes the following coding sequences:
- a CDS encoding ABC transporter ATP-binding protein, producing MDNNNIVINVQKYNIKFKNFNIIDINFKVYRGTIHALVGQSGSGKSVLLKSIIGAIPSSNYSGIITINNYKAGSAKSKSSLGFSLNLENFPQDLTAYIFLKKLGQATSIKYESLEHNIKKYLTMFNLWEHRNKKLNSFSSGMKNRIMIIQALIHNPDLIILDEPGANLDSESRKYFNDILETLKSEGKTILLTTHMINEIKDIVDSCTIMQLGKLLYDGSVTNFLIDKIWILVTSNVAMTIEILKKYNYKFKFDENNSELLVLLESEASINNLNFILFKNKIFIQTLYKKDFDLAHLKSFLT from the coding sequence ATGGATAATAACAATATTGTTATTAATGTTCAAAAATATAATATTAAGTTTAAAAACTTTAATATTATCGACATTAACTTTAAAGTTTACAGAGGAACAATTCACGCTTTAGTCGGTCAATCAGGAAGTGGTAAATCTGTGTTATTAAAATCAATTATTGGCGCCATACCTAGTAGTAACTATAGTGGTATTATTACAATTAATAATTATAAAGCAGGGTCAGCAAAATCAAAATCCAGTTTAGGTTTTTCTTTAAACTTAGAAAATTTTCCTCAAGATTTAACAGCCTATATTTTTTTAAAAAAATTAGGGCAAGCAACAAGTATTAAATATGAAAGTTTAGAACATAATATAAAAAAATATTTAACAATGTTTAATTTATGAGAACATCGTAATAAAAAATTAAATTCTTTTTCTTCAGGAATGAAAAATCGGATTATGATAATTCAAGCATTAATTCATAATCCAGATTTAATAATTTTAGATGAACCAGGTGCTAACTTAGATTCTGAATCACGAAAATATTTCAATGATATTTTAGAAACATTAAAATCAGAAGGAAAAACTATACTTTTAACTACTCATATGATTAATGAAATTAAAGATATTGTTGATAGTTGTACTATTATGCAATTGGGAAAATTACTTTATGATGGTTCAGTAACGAATTTTCTTATTGATAAAATTTGAATTCTAGTAACCAGTAATGTTGCTATGACTATAGAAATATTAAAAAAATATAATTATAAATTTAAATTTGATGAAAATAATAGTGAACTTTTAGTGCTTTTAGAAAGTGAAGCAAGTATTAATAATCTTAATTTTATATTGTTTAAAAATAAAATTTTTATACAAACTCTTTATAAAAAAGACTTTGATTTGGCACATTTAAAATCATTTTTAACTTAG
- a CDS encoding isochorismatase family cysteine hydrolase, which yields MSNIEKKFADIIDKTKNLKLKDLQGHNIIFVVDMVNGFAKTGALSSPNINSIIKPIKQLLEKALINKTKVIAFNDSHNEHSPEFNTFPNHCLEDTEESQLVDELQFPDIKIIKKNSTNGFFAFDFKPNLQWDNIIIVGCCTDICVYQLAISCKTWFNQHNKAVNIIVPMTMSHTFERDEHPAHILNQYSWYSMIKNGINVVKDII from the coding sequence ATGAGTAATATCGAAAAAAAATTTGCTGACATCATTGATAAAACAAAAAATCTAAAATTAAAAGATTTACAAGGTCATAATATTATTTTTGTTGTTGATATGGTTAACGGTTTTGCCAAAACAGGAGCCTTGTCTTCACCCAATATTAATAGCATTATTAAACCCATTAAACAATTATTAGAAAAAGCACTAATTAATAAAACTAAAGTCATTGCTTTTAATGATTCACATAATGAACACAGTCCTGAGTTTAATACTTTTCCTAACCATTGCTTAGAAGACACAGAAGAATCACAATTAGTAGACGAATTGCAATTTCCTGACATTAAAATTATTAAAAAGAATAGTACCAACGGTTTCTTTGCTTTTGATTTTAAACCTAACTTACAATGGGATAATATTATTATTGTTGGTTGTTGCACTGATATTTGTGTCTATCAACTAGCTATTAGTTGTAAAACATGATTTAATCAACACAATAAAGCAGTTAATATTATTGTTCCGATGACTATGTCTCATACTTTTGAACGTGATGAGCACCCAGCACATATCTTAAATCAATACTCATGATATTCAATGATTAAAAACGGAATTAATGTTGTAAAAGATATTATTTAA